The genomic window TAGTTCGAAATAACCATAACTCTGTTAAGATTGGTGCGTCAAATTTGAGTCATCCATCCAAAATAATAAGCTACGAATATGCGTGTACTGAATAGGAAGATTCTCGACTTAACAAAGCATCTTCCTCTCTCTTATTCTCTATCCCCTTTTCCCTTTTTTGTTTCTTACCATCATAAAACCATTTCCTGTCAAAACTGATTATCCAAACGCGCTTCTTCCTCAACTGAAAATTAACCACCGCCACCTCATCTACTTACCCATTCTTCCTCTATATATACAAACAAAcataaaatcatttttgttaTTGCATTTTACTACTTCTTCTCAACATTAATTTATTCTCCCTCAGGTTCTTTCTCTCTCCCTAAACACTCCAACTCATTAGcttcatattttattcattatttatGCTAGTacttgtttataatattaatacctgcttaattatttaaattactagggtttttgttgttgttggagttCGATTAAAGGGATATTTTGGGGTTTAAATTGTTAATTAAGTAGTAATCTTCTAGAACATAGTTGATTTTCATGAAATTTCAATTGTTGTTGGtctagtttaattaattaatggaatTTTTAGGATGTAGCAgataatctgtttttttttaattaaacttaGCATTTTCGGATTTGTTATGCTGATGATTGAGGTGTACATTGATTAGACAGCTTATATGTGTTGTTATGTTGCATTATGGTTTTCATAATTGTGCTAAAAAGCTTAAATATTGTGCTTATGTATTTGAATGCATTGGATTACAAAGATTTCGTCATAGGGGCGGATTTTCAGTTATTGGATATTCTGTTGTTTGCATAATCTGTTTTTGCTTGGTTGTTAGTTAGGGTAACATGCAATGAAAATTAATTACAGCTAATACTAGAAGGTTATtcagttaaattttattttgtgctGGTAATATAATAGTAATTTGTTAAATAATAGCTGTCTGTAGCTGTTATTTGTGATTGTATGCTAATTTTTGTATGGTTAAAAGTACATAAATGTTTAAGATTTTGTTATGAagtaatgaaaatattttatttttatcacagAATTATTGGGTAGCACACAGAACTCTCGAATCAATTGGTGCCAGCAAGAAATTGCTGGCACACAAATTGAATTGCATCAGTTGGTAGAGTCAAGCACATGAGTCAAAATAGGACATTGAATCACAGTAGAGCCCTTGAGGGTGTCCATGGGGTTCATGTGGTGCCTCATTCGCCGTTTTCTGTAACAGAAACTAATCAAAGTGGAGGTCTTCGTCCATCAACGGGTGGTACTTCAACTGCCGAAGCAAATCAGTTTGTGTTAATGCAGTGAGTGAAATTTACATTCGTCAGAAATGGCACAtactttttaattgaaatttacaTGCATACTAACCTGCTACAAATATGTTCTGTAGACGAGTATGGCAACAAAGACCAGCGTGCTTGAGACCTATCCATTGTAGTGCTAGTTGTCATGGTACTGTTAAGAAACTTTCTTTCCAGTTGttgttttccttggaataatcTAATCTTATGTATcgtaaataatttatattgatATACTGCTACCGTTACGTCCCTTTATCAGGTGATCAACATCTTGCTGAAACAATTGCTAATGTGCTTACTTCAATTCCTTTTATAGCTCTTGGAATAAATGCCCCCAGGTAATATTTCCTCCCAATCATCTTATATTCATTTGGCTAGAAAGACATATTAGTTGTCTTATGAATAACTTTGCAATGTAGGAAGAATTTCAGTACTAAGTTGTATGCCAATTCATTAATTGGAGTTGGAGTTGCGTCAAGCATGTATCATTGTTCAAGAGGGAAATTGAGGAAATATTTGAGATGGCTTGACTACACAATGATAGCTACAACAACTGTTGTAAGTAACATATTCATATAAGACATAAATAACTAAAGGCTCTTCAATAATATACAAATTCCTGACTATAAATGTTATATGCGGGACTTGGGATATACTAAagtttttgaaaaatgtgtCGCTGCAACCCATCTATCCGGCTCGGGTAGGAGAACTATGAGAGcttaagttttttctttcttgcatTCTTTAAGCATTATTACAAGGAAATATTGAAATTACATTACTTATGTAAGGCAAAAGCTAAATTAACAATCGATTTAGATGTGCTAAAACAAAACCTAGAACTTTTTATGTTTCACCACAATGTGTTCTTGCTTACCACTGAAAAATCAAGCACTTCTATTATTACAGCTGGAATAGACATGGACCAATATACCAGTTTTCATTTGTCATAATCTGTTTTCATATATACCATCCCATCAAGTGTTGGCTAAATCAATTTATTCACACTGCAGTGTCTGTCAAGGGCCCTAAGCAATGAGAACCCAAAGTTGCTGATGGCGGCATCTGCAGCATTTCTTCCGGTTAACCCATTAATGGTTACACTTATTCACACCGGGATGATGGAGGTAAATTGCTTTCAAATATTTACAGAGGGAAATTTAGTGTTCATTGCTTTAATAGATAATCTTGCTGCTCTAATAAAGCGTACAGACCAGGTATACTGCGCAACAACTGTGGAAAAGTTTctctttaaaagtaaaacaaatatggacaaattataaaatgcaaaatttaataaccgataaataaataatgaagtATATCAATTGGAATATATAAGTATATCGATTTGCGTACATTGACgttgtaaaactattttacacatgcattcaatcaAATCACTCCATGAACTCGCCTTTTTAGGTTAGTTTCTAAAATATCCTTACAAATATCTATTTGGCATGATTAGATtggatatatgtgtaaaaaagttttacactgTCAGTACATATGTCTAGCATGTTATAAACATGTTAAGGTATAAGAAGTAaatgttttttagtttttagtctTGAGAGTATATTCTTTTGAATCTTCAAGAGGATTTGTCCCCACAACCATTAATACTgatcaataattttattatcTCACATCGATTGAGTTATGAGTACAAAgacaatgatgatgatgtgACGACCATAATGCTAAATGATACTTATAATAATGTGTTTTGGCCAATAACGATCTCCCATAATGAAATGTTTCTATGCTGTAGGTTATACAAATgttcaattatttttgtaattaacCAGTGACCACATACTGAGTAAAATATCTGCAAgataaccaatttttatttttatttttaaaaatattgatgaaGGGAGAAATtcttattaattaaagtgataCTAGTAATGACCATTTTACAACAGTTTCTAAGATTATTTGAACTCCGTTTCTTGAGGTTATAAAGTCAAAACTATTACCATTGAGCTAACAACTCATGGACTTAGACTCGGATCCCTTAAGTAAAGTCTCAATTCGAGTGTGAAAAATGTGGTTTGGAGGGAGACCACACTAAAGGTTTCTGAAACATGTTTTAGCCCTATAATATAACAGGATTaccaaaaaaatgaatgaagatATAATTGTTTTAAAACAAAAGAGCACAAAAAATATCCATACGCAtacttttatattaatattaaacatTTTATAATTATGCTTTCCTTGTTCTAAGAAATATTGTTTATTCAGGTAGCATTTGCTAAAAGGGCATTGAAAGATCCAGACTTGAGAACGGCTCACACAGTGCACAAAATGTCATCATTAATGGGTGGTATGCTTTTTATAGCCGATGATTTATTCCCTAAAACTCCATACCTTCATGCTGGATGGCATCTTGCTGCTGCTGTTGGTGTAGGTACCTGCAACAAGCTTCTTGAGTAGATGTGCATACTCTAATCAAAATGTGAAAAGCATTCATTATGTGCAGAGTATGAATAGCATCGACATAATTTGCCGAATTTACGTTGTAATCTGCAATGGTTAAGATTACAAAGTAGTACATTATCCTTTTGGATTATGTTTATAATTCTATTGTAGATGGGTTCAATTAAGATTAGTTTCCCCAATTTTTTACTTTCTTCAGTTGTAGTTGGATTGTATCTTCATGAAtcattagtaaaatttattggAGAAAGGGATTTGTGCAATGCAGACAAAACTGGCCATTACTATTGTTGCTTAATGAAATTCCAATTATAAAACATCTTTCAATATGATTTCTCTCTTAAAATGTAGTATATTGTTGATCTATGGATAATGgatgctttttttttaaagtgattTTATATTGGAAGTGTGCAAATTTATGATGGGatgcattttattttcttcaagtCATCTAACCTGCAAAAAGGTATGGTTTAATAGGCATTTGTAAATCCCCGTCTTCTTCTTCAAGCATCTCTATCACTATATCCATTGGAGGGCAGTCACTAGGTTTTGTCTGCATACACCACAAAGCCACAATCATCATTTTCTTTGCCAATATCATTTCCTGATTTGTGTCATTCTCAATTGTTATTTCTCTTCCATCATGTAATTGATCATAACCCCAGAAAGGGAAATAAAGTTGGCTGGATTGCTCAGCCAATGCATTCAAATTGGTACGGAATATATCCGTCACTAATGCTATAATTTTGTCACTAAATTATAAGCTGAAAACAAACTCATCATTTATATTTCCATCACTAATTAGTGACGGAATATTAATTCCATCTCTAATTCTGAGGTGTTCATTCCCTCACAAATATGTGACGGGATATATTTCCGTAACTAAATCACAAAATATTGGATTAGTGAGGGCTAATTAATTCCCTCTCTAACTGTGAGAGGTTTATGTTTCATTCATGGCCTAATTTCATAAACTTCACCCTAATTTCACTTGTGATATTAGTAGTGCAAATGCAGTtactatattaaataaaattaaataatcaatacacaatatttaaaaattagtaatattttttaggcttaactacacatttggtctcttacgtttattttagatttcaatttgaccccttacgtttaaaaagtttcaatttggcccttacgtttattttaggtttcaagttaatcatttctgtcaattttgtcacatgtgccACTGTGccagccaatttgca from Trifolium pratense cultivar HEN17-A07 linkage group LG1, ARS_RC_1.1, whole genome shotgun sequence includes these protein-coding regions:
- the LOC123923519 gene encoding uncharacterized protein LOC123923519: MSQNRTLNHSRALEGVHGVHVVPHSPFSVTETNQSGGLRPSTGGTSTAEANQFVLMQRVWQQRPACLRPIHCSASCHGDQHLAETIANVLTSIPFIALGINAPRKNFSTKLYANSLIGVGVASSMYHCSRGKLRKYLRWLDYTMIATTTVCLSRALSNENPKLLMAASAAFLPVNPLMVTLIHTGMMEVAFAKRALKDPDLRTAHTVHKMSSLMGGMLFIADDLFPKTPYLHAGWHLAAAVGVGTCNKLLE